In one Pseudomonas purpurea genomic region, the following are encoded:
- a CDS encoding lysophospholipid acyltransferase family protein yields MSILQAIRTFLFYLLLGTSSLLWCSLSFFIAPFLPFKARYRFINVYWCRCALWLSKVFLGIRYEVKGAENIPERQCVILSNHQSTWETFFLSAYFQPLSQVLKRELLYVPFFGWAMAMLRPIAIDRDNPKAALKHVAKKGDELLKDNVWVLIFPEGTRVPFGTVGKFSRGGTALAVNAQLPVLPIAHNAGKFWPKTGWAKKPGVITVVIGAPMYAEGTGPRAIAELNDRAAAWNEQTQRDMGSLPPLPTAADKEAV; encoded by the coding sequence ATGTCGATCTTGCAGGCAATCAGAACCTTTCTTTTTTACCTGCTGCTGGGCACCAGCTCGTTGCTCTGGTGCAGCCTGAGCTTTTTTATCGCGCCTTTCCTGCCGTTCAAGGCGCGCTACCGTTTCATCAACGTCTACTGGTGCCGCTGCGCGTTGTGGCTGAGCAAAGTGTTCCTGGGCATTCGCTATGAAGTCAAAGGCGCCGAGAACATCCCGGAACGCCAATGCGTGATCCTGTCGAACCACCAAAGCACCTGGGAAACGTTTTTCCTGTCGGCCTACTTCCAGCCGCTGAGCCAGGTGCTCAAGCGCGAACTGCTCTATGTGCCGTTCTTTGGCTGGGCGATGGCCATGCTGCGACCGATCGCCATCGATCGCGACAACCCGAAAGCCGCGCTCAAGCATGTGGCCAAGAAGGGCGATGAACTGCTCAAGGACAATGTCTGGGTGCTGATCTTCCCGGAAGGCACCCGCGTTCCGTTCGGCACCGTGGGCAAGTTTTCCCGGGGCGGTACGGCGCTTGCGGTCAACGCGCAACTGCCAGTGCTGCCCATCGCCCACAACGCCGGCAAGTTCTGGCCGAAAACCGGTTGGGCGAAAAAGCCGGGGGTCATTACGGTGGTCATCGGCGCGCCGATGTACGCCGAAGGCACCGGGCCTCGGGCAATTGCCGAACTCAATGACCGCGCAGCGGCCTGGAACGAGCAGACCCAGCGCGACATGGGTTCGCTGCCACCGCTGCCCACAGCGGCGGACAAAGAAGCCGTTTGA
- a CDS encoding CHASE2 domain-containing protein, translating into MKRWPRKEGREPTQAQHLFRRMVREWLWVSLILLPLTALLSLSHGLTLSNLLYDNLRRLSPLAVDPRILIVTIDDYSLQQLGQWPWRRTLHADLLDRLSAAHAKGVLFDVIFSEPAKLPENDQRLAQAMCRNGMVFIPLLREGVARFGQPLGEIEPVPPLSECAREVGHINAEADEDGIVRSVYLREGPEDKPRAQLAWLLYRLVTGNGPNAMPGSHDPQTIQGWQRDHEVRIPFISDQAGFPSVPYVSVLRGEVPPELLRDRLILIGSTAPGLGDRYVTPQSASIGTTAGIEIQANLLNGLLQQRSIVTLDDGPATLFSVSIVALLLGLLLFRARRALWLTLGCMIVALLASCLLLRFGWWWSPAASLVAMLLGYLIWNWRRLSAVLAYFGWELARLDSEPKVFPERRRIQAPAGDVLQGQIIALEQAMSRTRDTRRFIADGLEYLPVATLISDPGGRILLANRNARSVFACDLVGSDLLECLTALGYPMASEKVRPTLSSLEPLEFRDVQARSLRLDRAALLPAEGDMPIGWLLSLTDLSVERDAEEQRAVLLRFLSHDLRAPHSAILALLDVQYHQGSGDRPLLSQIELQVRKALSLTEAFVQLAKAESEVYQFEPSMFAMLLLDAFDQAMSIAQLKHIQLLHDLDDDAQDVVLADQSLLTRALFNLLENAIKYSPAGSQVSVRVSGAQGWLSCEITDQGQGIAPAELPELFSQYRRFASSQGSDGLGLGLSMVKAVVDRHGGRIDCESQVGRGTTFSVRLPLLDE; encoded by the coding sequence ATGAAGCGTTGGCCAAGGAAGGAGGGTCGTGAACCGACCCAGGCCCAGCACCTGTTCCGGCGCATGGTCCGCGAGTGGTTGTGGGTCAGCCTGATCCTGTTGCCGCTGACCGCCCTCCTGTCCTTGAGCCATGGCCTGACCCTCAGCAATCTCCTGTACGACAACCTGCGCCGGCTCAGCCCGTTGGCGGTCGACCCGCGCATCCTCATCGTCACCATCGACGACTACAGCCTGCAACAGTTGGGACAGTGGCCATGGCGGCGAACCCTGCACGCCGACCTGCTCGACCGGCTCAGCGCCGCTCACGCCAAGGGTGTGCTGTTCGATGTGATCTTCAGTGAACCGGCCAAACTCCCCGAAAACGACCAGCGCCTGGCGCAGGCAATGTGCCGCAACGGCATGGTGTTCATTCCGTTGCTGCGCGAAGGCGTGGCGCGTTTTGGCCAGCCGTTGGGCGAGATCGAACCGGTGCCTCCCCTGAGCGAATGCGCCAGGGAAGTGGGACATATCAACGCAGAGGCCGATGAAGACGGCATCGTGCGCAGCGTGTACCTGCGCGAGGGGCCGGAAGACAAACCGCGTGCGCAGTTGGCGTGGCTGCTCTATCGGCTGGTGACGGGCAACGGGCCGAATGCGATGCCGGGTTCTCACGACCCGCAAACGATTCAAGGCTGGCAGCGCGACCACGAAGTGCGCATCCCTTTCATCAGCGATCAGGCCGGTTTCCCGAGCGTGCCATATGTCAGCGTATTACGCGGCGAAGTTCCGCCCGAGCTGCTGCGTGACCGGCTGATCCTGATCGGTTCCACTGCCCCCGGCCTGGGTGATCGCTACGTAACGCCGCAGTCGGCGAGCATCGGCACCACGGCGGGCATCGAGATTCAGGCCAACCTGCTCAACGGTCTGTTGCAACAGCGCAGCATCGTCACCCTGGACGATGGTCCGGCGACGCTGTTTTCGGTGTCCATCGTCGCGTTGCTGCTGGGCTTGCTGTTGTTCCGTGCCCGCCGCGCCTTGTGGCTGACCCTGGGCTGCATGATCGTCGCCCTGCTCGCTTCATGCCTGTTGCTCAGGTTTGGCTGGTGGTGGTCACCCGCCGCGAGCCTGGTCGCCATGCTGCTGGGTTATTTGATCTGGAACTGGCGGCGCCTGAGCGCGGTGCTCGCCTATTTCGGCTGGGAGCTGGCGCGGCTCGACAGCGAACCGAAAGTCTTTCCCGAACGCCGCCGCATCCAGGCGCCGGCGGGCGACGTGTTGCAGGGGCAGATCATCGCCCTTGAGCAAGCCATGAGCCGCACCCGTGACACTCGACGGTTTATCGCCGACGGCCTGGAGTACCTGCCAGTGGCAACGCTGATCAGCGACCCGGGCGGACGCATTCTGCTGGCCAACCGCAATGCCCGCAGTGTGTTTGCCTGTGACCTGGTGGGCTCGGACTTGCTGGAGTGTCTGACCGCGCTGGGCTATCCGATGGCGTCCGAGAAGGTTCGCCCGACGTTGTCCTCGCTCGAACCGCTGGAGTTTCGTGATGTGCAAGCGCGCAGCCTGCGCCTGGACCGGGCCGCGTTGCTGCCGGCCGAAGGCGATATGCCCATCGGCTGGTTGCTCAGCCTCACCGACCTGAGTGTCGAGCGCGATGCCGAAGAGCAGCGGGCGGTGCTGTTGCGTTTTCTCTCCCACGACCTGCGCGCACCGCATTCGGCGATTCTGGCGCTGCTGGACGTTCAGTACCACCAAGGCTCGGGTGACCGCCCGCTGCTCAGCCAGATCGAGCTGCAAGTGCGCAAGGCGTTGAGCCTGACCGAGGCGTTCGTGCAATTGGCCAAGGCCGAATCCGAGGTGTATCAGTTTGAACCGAGCATGTTTGCCATGCTGCTGCTCGATGCGTTCGACCAGGCCATGAGCATCGCGCAACTCAAGCACATCCAGTTGCTGCATGACTTGGACGATGACGCCCAGGACGTGGTGCTGGCCGATCAGTCACTGCTGACCCGCGCCTTGTTCAATCTGCTGGAAAACGCCATCAAGTACAGCCCGGCCGGTTCGCAGGTCAGTGTGCGGGTGAGTGGCGCACAAGGCTGGCTGAGCTGCGAAATTACCGATCAGGGCCAAGGCATTGCGCCCGCTGAGCTGCCGGAGTTGTTCAGTCAGTACCGGCGTTTTGCATCGTCGCAGGGCAGTGACGGGTTGGGTCTCGGGTTGTCGATGGTCAAAGCGGTGGTGGACCGCCATGGCGGGCGGATTGACTGTGAAAGCCAGGTGGGACGAGGTACGACATTCAGCGTGCGGTTGCCGCTGCTGGATGAATGA
- a CDS encoding FecR domain-containing protein, which translates to MLAVGLASFAPSASAGFFSAKRLPYIDDNQQCRGQPLPATVEHLTGEAWKLDSKGKQIALEEGMTVDELEGVKTSPSAFVSLSLGDGTRVVLPSSSRVTLKLNTEHAIAQVILEQGQVESYVIKRASDYDRFQIVTPVGVLGVRGTHFRVRNEDNGQSLIEVLNGQVAVDRLDPRDPRPKKTASGKTAKNLTAPADEVQVMTRQGMRIQKEGKLTPTELLPAPRLLGQTGQTGDAPVWQLIMKPLPGATRYRAQVATDTAFLNIKQEQFSSTPEVNFSGLKAFFYHVRLSAFDEQGLEGETGVYDIFYYPRTTRVQ; encoded by the coding sequence ATGTTAGCGGTCGGGCTGGCGAGCTTCGCGCCGTCTGCATCGGCGGGTTTCTTCTCCGCCAAGCGTTTGCCCTACATCGATGACAACCAGCAATGCCGCGGTCAACCGCTGCCGGCCACCGTCGAGCATTTGACCGGCGAGGCCTGGAAGCTCGACAGCAAAGGCAAGCAGATCGCTCTGGAAGAAGGCATGACGGTCGATGAGCTGGAAGGCGTGAAGACCTCGCCCTCAGCCTTTGTCAGCCTCTCATTGGGTGATGGCACCCGTGTGGTGCTGCCGTCCAGCTCCAGGGTCACACTGAAGTTGAACACCGAACACGCCATAGCACAGGTGATTCTTGAGCAAGGCCAGGTCGAGTCGTATGTGATCAAGCGCGCCAGCGACTATGATCGTTTTCAGATCGTGACGCCGGTGGGGGTGTTGGGTGTGCGGGGCACGCATTTCCGGGTGCGCAACGAAGATAACGGACAGTCGCTGATCGAAGTGCTCAATGGCCAGGTCGCCGTCGACCGCCTCGACCCCCGTGATCCGCGGCCGAAAAAAACGGCGTCGGGCAAGACTGCCAAAAACCTGACGGCCCCTGCCGACGAAGTCCAGGTCATGACGCGTCAGGGCATGCGGATTCAGAAGGAAGGCAAGCTGACGCCGACCGAGTTGCTCCCGGCACCCCGCTTGCTGGGGCAGACCGGTCAAACGGGCGACGCGCCGGTTTGGCAACTGATCATGAAACCGTTGCCGGGCGCCACGCGTTACCGTGCACAGGTGGCCACCGACACCGCGTTCCTGAACATCAAGCAGGAACAGTTTTCCAGCACGCCCGAGGTCAACTTCAGCGGGCTCAAAGCATTTTTTTACCATGTGCGCCTCTCGGCGTTTGACGAGCAGGGGCTGGAAGGAGAAACCGGGGTATATGACATCTTCTATTACCCCAGGACCACGCGTGTCCAATAG
- a CDS encoding Imm10 family immunity protein yields the protein MQLEFCARYFESSEEDDVLIVGFADSTEDDPQQYLVLQRSCEHDEQDEALGQDTYHVEIASPALSGYGGIEDVCVRPDRITFTMAASTPWCVGFHTIEIALAADLQRNEAIGQALQALFLDTPTRFSRG from the coding sequence ATGCAGCTTGAATTTTGCGCACGTTATTTCGAGTCCTCCGAGGAGGACGATGTGCTGATAGTGGGGTTTGCCGACAGCACAGAAGATGATCCTCAACAGTATCTGGTCCTGCAACGTAGCTGCGAGCATGACGAGCAGGATGAAGCACTGGGCCAGGACACGTACCACGTTGAAATCGCCAGCCCTGCCCTGTCGGGTTATGGCGGCATTGAAGACGTGTGTGTTCGCCCCGACAGGATCACGTTCACGATGGCCGCTTCAACGCCTTGGTGCGTCGGCTTCCACACGATAGAAATCGCACTGGCGGCTGATCTTCAACGTAACGAGGCGATTGGGCAGGCGCTTCAAGCGCTGTTTCTCGACACGCCCACACGCTTCTCACGCGGATAA
- a CDS encoding DNA-3-methyladenine glycosylase I — protein sequence MPRCFWCSDDPVYMAYHDQEWGVPLRDAQRLFELLLLEGFQAGLSWITVLKKRERYREVLFGFDVQRVAQMSDAEIDELMLDPGIIRNRLKLNAARRNAQAWLALEDPVALLWSFVGGVPKVNHFKDRSEVPAVTPVAVEMSKALKKAGFTFVGPTICYALMQASGMVMDHTLECDRYATLANGG from the coding sequence ATGCCACGCTGCTTTTGGTGTTCCGATGATCCCGTATACATGGCTTATCACGATCAAGAGTGGGGCGTGCCGCTACGCGATGCGCAGCGCTTGTTCGAGTTGCTTTTGCTCGAAGGGTTCCAGGCCGGGCTGTCATGGATCACCGTCCTGAAGAAACGCGAGCGCTACCGCGAGGTGCTGTTCGGCTTCGACGTGCAGCGCGTGGCGCAGATGAGCGACGCGGAAATCGACGAGTTGATGCTCGATCCGGGGATCATCCGCAACCGCCTCAAACTCAATGCCGCCCGGCGCAACGCTCAGGCCTGGCTGGCGCTGGAAGACCCGGTGGCACTGCTCTGGTCGTTTGTCGGCGGCGTGCCCAAGGTCAATCATTTCAAGGACCGCAGCGAAGTGCCGGCCGTGACGCCGGTCGCTGTGGAGATGAGCAAAGCCCTGAAAAAGGCTGGCTTCACCTTCGTCGGTCCGACCATTTGCTACGCCTTGATGCAGGCCTCGGGCATGGTCATGGATCACACCCTCGAGTGTGATCGCTACGCCACCTTGGCCAACGGTGGTTAG
- the glyQ gene encoding glycine--tRNA ligase subunit alpha, with protein MSQPTPAVRTFQDLILALQQYWAEQGCVVLQPYDMEVGAGTFHTATFLRAIGPETWNAAYVQPSRRPTDGRYGENPNRLQHYYQFQVVLKPNPDNFQELYLGSLKHVGLDPLVHDIRFVEDNWESPTLGAWGLGWEVWLNGMEVTQFTYFQQAGGIECYPVTGEITYGLERLAMYLQGVDSVYDLVWADGPMGKVTYGDVFHQNEVEQSTYNFEHANVEKLFELFDFYESEAKRLIELDQPLPLPSYEMVLKASHTFNLLDARRAISVTARQQYILRVRTLARSVAQAYLLARAKLGFPMATPDLRDEVLAKLEAAQ; from the coding sequence GTGAGCCAGCCTACGCCAGCCGTGCGTACCTTCCAAGACTTGATCCTCGCCCTCCAGCAATACTGGGCCGAGCAAGGTTGTGTGGTACTTCAGCCCTACGATATGGAAGTAGGCGCCGGCACTTTCCACACCGCAACATTCCTGCGGGCCATCGGCCCGGAAACCTGGAACGCCGCTTATGTGCAGCCCAGTCGTCGCCCGACTGACGGCCGCTACGGCGAAAACCCGAACCGTCTGCAGCACTATTACCAGTTCCAGGTCGTCCTGAAGCCGAACCCGGACAACTTCCAGGAACTGTACCTGGGCTCCCTCAAGCACGTGGGCCTCGACCCGCTGGTGCACGACATCCGTTTCGTCGAAGACAACTGGGAGTCGCCAACGCTGGGTGCCTGGGGTCTGGGCTGGGAAGTCTGGCTCAACGGCATGGAAGTGACGCAGTTCACTTACTTCCAGCAAGCGGGCGGCATCGAGTGCTACCCGGTGACCGGCGAGATCACCTACGGTCTGGAACGCCTGGCCATGTACCTGCAAGGCGTGGACTCGGTCTACGACCTGGTCTGGGCTGACGGCCCGATGGGCAAAGTGACCTACGGCGACGTGTTCCACCAAAACGAAGTGGAGCAGTCCACTTACAACTTCGAACACGCCAACGTCGAGAAACTGTTCGAACTGTTCGATTTCTATGAAAGCGAAGCCAAGCGCCTGATCGAACTCGACCAGCCGCTGCCGTTGCCAAGCTATGAAATGGTCCTGAAGGCTTCGCACACCTTCAACCTGCTGGATGCGCGCCGGGCAATCTCGGTAACCGCGCGTCAGCAATACATTCTGCGTGTGCGCACCCTGGCGCGTTCCGTTGCGCAAGCCTACCTGCTGGCGCGCGCCAAGCTGGGCTTCCCGATGGCGACCCCGGATTTGCGTGATGAAGTGTTGGCTAAACTGGAGGCAGCACAATGA
- the gmhB gene encoding D-glycero-beta-D-manno-heptose 1,7-bisphosphate 7-phosphatase, protein MKLLILDRDGVINYDSDAYIKSVAEWIPLPGSIAAIAQLSKAGWTVAVATNQSGIARGYYDVATLDAMHTRLRTLVAEQGGEVGLIVYCPHGPDEGCDCRKPKPGMLKTIAAHYDVALTDLWFVGDSLGDLEAAKAVDCQPVLVKTGKGEKTQGKTLPAGTLIFDDLAAIAAELINN, encoded by the coding sequence TTGAAACTGCTGATTCTCGATCGGGACGGGGTGATCAACTACGACTCCGACGCTTACATCAAGTCGGTGGCGGAGTGGATTCCGCTCCCCGGCTCGATCGCAGCCATCGCGCAGTTGAGCAAGGCCGGCTGGACGGTAGCGGTTGCTACCAACCAGTCGGGCATTGCTCGCGGCTACTACGATGTCGCGACCCTGGACGCCATGCACACGCGCTTGCGCACGCTGGTGGCGGAGCAGGGTGGCGAGGTCGGTCTGATCGTCTATTGTCCTCACGGGCCAGACGAGGGCTGCGACTGTCGCAAGCCCAAACCCGGCATGCTGAAAACCATTGCCGCACATTACGACGTGGCGCTGACTGACCTGTGGTTCGTTGGCGACAGTCTCGGTGACCTGGAGGCGGCAAAAGCCGTCGACTGTCAGCCAGTTTTGGTAAAAACCGGAAAAGGCGAAAAGACTCAGGGCAAGACCCTGCCGGCAGGAACTTTGATTTTTGACGATCTGGCGGCGATTGCCGCAGAACTTATCAACAACTAG
- a CDS encoding response regulator transcription factor gives MRVAILDDEPAELRRVEQTLRQIPVAGEQAWTLHSFERGEDLLRQLRRETFDLLILDWQLPDLSGLALLRWTREHMDAPPAAIMLTSRDAESDIVQALNAGADDYVSKPFRPNELKARVSAVLRRHGLQRSAASEVQRFNDLDFDDAELTVTRAGKPISLTEREYRLARCLFANLGRPLSREYLYERFWTHEEMLSSRPLDTHIYRLRNKLGLTADRGWQLLTIYGYGYRLESVVAASEQDG, from the coding sequence ATGCGTGTCGCAATACTGGATGACGAACCCGCCGAACTGCGTCGGGTGGAACAGACACTGCGACAGATACCCGTAGCGGGGGAGCAAGCATGGACCTTGCACAGTTTCGAACGTGGCGAGGACCTGCTGCGACAGTTGCGACGGGAAACTTTCGACCTGTTGATCCTCGACTGGCAACTGCCGGACCTCAGTGGCCTTGCGCTGCTGCGCTGGACCCGCGAACACATGGATGCGCCACCCGCCGCCATCATGCTCACCAGCCGCGATGCCGAGAGCGACATCGTCCAGGCCCTGAATGCCGGCGCCGACGATTATGTGAGCAAGCCGTTCCGGCCCAACGAACTCAAGGCCCGGGTCAGCGCGGTGCTACGGCGACATGGCTTGCAGCGTTCAGCGGCGAGCGAGGTGCAGCGCTTCAACGACCTCGACTTCGATGACGCCGAGCTGACCGTGACCCGCGCCGGCAAACCCATCAGCCTGACCGAGCGCGAGTACCGCCTGGCCCGGTGCCTGTTTGCCAACCTGGGTCGACCGTTGTCGCGGGAGTACCTGTACGAACGTTTCTGGACCCACGAAGAAATGCTCTCTTCGCGGCCACTCGATACCCACATCTATCGGCTGCGCAACAAGCTCGGGCTGACGGCAGACCGGGGCTGGCAGTTACTGACGATTTACGGCTACGGCTATCGGCTGGAAAGTGTCGTGGCCGCGAGCGAACAGGACGGTTGA
- the glyS gene encoding glycine--tRNA ligase subunit beta, whose amino-acid sequence MSAQDFLVELGTEELPPKALNTLAEAFLAGIDKGLQAAGLGYEAKTVYAAPRRLAVLITALATQQPDRSINLDGPPRQAAFDAEGNPTQAALGFAKKCGVELSEIDQSGPKLRYSQSIAGKPTASLLPTIVEDSLNDLPIPKRMRWGARKEEFVRPTQWLVMLLGDQVVDCTILAQKAGRDSRGHRFHHPENVRITTPANYLNDLRAAYVLADANERRELISKRTAELATMQEGTAIVPPSLLDEVTALVEWPVPLVCSFEERFLDVPQEALITTMQDNQKYFCLLDADGKLLPRFITVANIESKDPQQIIDGNEKVVRPRLTDAEFFFKQDKKQKLEDFNLRLQNVVFQEKLGSVYDKAERISKLAAFIAPRIGGNAQWAARAGILSKCDLATEMVGEFPEMQGVAGYYYALNDGEQQDVALALNEQYMPRGAGAELPTTLTGAAVAIADKLDTLVGIFGIGMLPTGSKDPYALRRAALGVLRILIDKKLDLDLTDAVAFAVNAFGTKVKAAGLADSVLEFIFDRLRARYEDEGVEVATYLSVRALKPGSALDFDQRVQAVQAFRKLPEAAALAAVNKRVSNLLGKLEGSVPTTVEAKYFDNANEFSLYSAIQQADQAVQPMAAARQYSESLARLAALREPVDAFFEAVMVNAEDPKVRANRYALLARLRGLFLGVADISLLG is encoded by the coding sequence ATGAGTGCTCAAGATTTCCTGGTTGAACTGGGCACCGAAGAACTGCCACCCAAAGCGCTGAACACCCTGGCCGAAGCGTTCCTGGCCGGTATCGACAAGGGCCTGCAAGCAGCCGGCCTGGGCTATGAAGCCAAAACCGTCTACGCCGCGCCGCGTCGTCTGGCCGTGCTGATTACTGCACTGGCCACTCAACAGCCGGACCGCAGCATCAACCTCGACGGCCCGCCACGTCAGGCCGCGTTCGATGCCGAAGGCAACCCGACCCAAGCGGCCCTGGGCTTCGCCAAGAAGTGCGGCGTCGAGCTGAGCGAAATCGATCAGAGCGGGCCGAAGCTGCGTTACAGCCAAAGCATCGCCGGCAAGCCGACCGCCAGCCTGTTGCCGACCATCGTCGAAGACTCGCTGAACGACCTGCCGATCCCGAAACGCATGCGTTGGGGCGCTCGCAAGGAAGAATTCGTTCGGCCGACCCAATGGCTGGTGATGCTGCTCGGCGACCAGGTGGTCGACTGCACCATCCTGGCGCAGAAGGCCGGTCGCGATTCCCGTGGTCACCGTTTCCATCACCCGGAAAACGTGCGTATCACCACGCCGGCCAATTACCTGAACGACCTGCGTGCCGCTTACGTCCTGGCCGATGCCAATGAGCGTCGCGAGCTGATCAGCAAACGCACCGCCGAACTGGCCACGATGCAGGAAGGTACTGCCATCGTTCCGCCGAGCCTGCTCGACGAAGTGACCGCATTGGTCGAATGGCCAGTGCCGCTGGTGTGCTCGTTCGAGGAACGTTTCCTCGATGTGCCGCAAGAAGCGCTGATCACCACCATGCAGGACAACCAGAAGTACTTCTGCCTGCTGGATGCCGACGGCAAGTTGCTGCCACGTTTCATTACCGTGGCCAACATCGAGAGCAAAGACCCGCAGCAGATCATCGACGGTAACGAGAAAGTGGTTCGCCCACGCCTGACCGACGCCGAGTTCTTCTTCAAGCAAGACAAGAAGCAGAAGCTCGAAGACTTCAACCTGCGCCTGCAAAACGTGGTGTTCCAGGAAAAACTCGGCAGCGTCTACGACAAGGCCGAGCGCATTTCCAAACTGGCCGCGTTCATCGCACCACGCATTGGCGGCAACGCCCAGTGGGCGGCACGCGCAGGCATTCTGTCCAAGTGCGACCTGGCGACCGAAATGGTCGGTGAGTTCCCGGAGATGCAAGGCGTCGCCGGTTACTACTACGCCCTCAACGATGGCGAGCAGCAAGACGTTGCCCTGGCACTGAACGAGCAATACATGCCGCGTGGTGCCGGCGCTGAACTGCCGACCACCCTGACCGGTGCGGCCGTGGCCATTGCCGACAAGCTCGACACCCTGGTGGGCATTTTCGGTATCGGCATGCTGCCCACCGGCAGCAAAGACCCGTATGCCCTGCGCCGTGCAGCGCTGGGTGTGTTGCGTATCCTGATCGACAAGAAGCTCGACCTGGACCTGACCGACGCCGTGGCCTTCGCCGTCAATGCGTTCGGCACCAAGGTCAAGGCTGCAGGCCTGGCGGATTCGGTGCTCGAATTCATCTTCGACCGTCTGCGTGCCCGTTACGAAGACGAAGGCGTGGAAGTGGCGACTTACCTGTCGGTTCGTGCCCTGAAGCCGGGTTCGGCGCTGGACTTCGATCAGCGCGTACAAGCGGTGCAAGCCTTCCGCAAATTGCCGGAAGCCGCAGCACTGGCGGCGGTTAACAAGCGCGTATCGAACCTGCTGGGCAAGCTCGAAGGCAGCGTACCGACCACCGTTGAAGCCAAGTACTTCGACAACGCCAACGAGTTCTCCCTGTACTCGGCGATCCAGCAAGCGGATCAAGCGGTGCAGCCAATGGCCGCAGCCCGCCAGTACAGCGAATCGCTGGCGCGCCTGGCCGCCTTGCGCGAGCCGGTCGATGCGTTCTTCGAAGCTGTAATGGTCAATGCTGAAGACCCCAAGGTACGTGCCAACCGTTACGCGTTGCTGGCACGTCTGCGTGGCCTGTTCCTCGGCGTCGCCGACATTTCGCTGCTGGGGTAA
- a CDS encoding DUF4265 domain-containing protein produces the protein MTDQFRKIVFKLTQDSDGYPPVSFESLWGIQKEEHLYQIDNTPYYLYGVSKGDWVCTQTDENELIAVSVAKQSGHSTVRVFASCKEDKLAIKENLQRLGAVCSITSALSLFSVDIPPHVSFTAIDEYLSSITNDETIAYEDACLQHGTLDASRLAECVSLASLRMKPDAA, from the coding sequence ATGACAGATCAGTTTCGCAAGATCGTGTTCAAACTCACCCAGGATTCGGATGGCTATCCACCCGTCTCGTTTGAATCACTCTGGGGCATTCAGAAAGAGGAGCACCTCTATCAGATCGACAACACGCCCTACTACCTCTATGGCGTCAGCAAAGGTGACTGGGTTTGCACCCAAACCGATGAAAACGAGCTGATCGCCGTCAGCGTTGCCAAACAGTCAGGGCACTCCACCGTCAGGGTGTTTGCCAGCTGCAAGGAAGACAAGTTGGCGATCAAAGAGAACCTGCAACGCTTGGGGGCTGTTTGCTCGATCACGTCAGCACTGTCGCTGTTCTCTGTGGATATCCCGCCCCACGTCAGCTTTACAGCCATCGATGAGTATCTTTCGTCCATCACCAATGACGAAACCATCGCCTATGAAGACGCCTGCCTACAACATGGAACACTGGACGCCTCGCGATTGGCCGAGTGCGTTTCACTGGCATCATTGAGGATGAAACCCGATGCAGCTTGA
- a CDS encoding DUF4265 domain-containing protein encodes MGNEYQEVVIKVVAGENSRGLVYEPLHARRIDDDVYQLLYSPGLTLNLAKGDIISIKNKEAPAEVLKRGGNFCIHIYADHLDQEHITALEADVVTELDGMLDGRYKGNLTLSVPAKNGMDKIAEFFGRFRETTGIEWYYANIYKNLDDEDDETLLNWWLDS; translated from the coding sequence ATGGGGAATGAGTACCAGGAAGTGGTCATCAAGGTCGTGGCGGGGGAAAACAGTCGTGGGCTGGTGTATGAACCGCTGCATGCGCGCCGGATTGATGACGATGTTTACCAACTCCTTTATTCGCCAGGGTTGACGCTGAACCTGGCCAAGGGCGACATCATTTCGATCAAGAACAAGGAAGCCCCCGCCGAGGTGTTGAAGCGAGGCGGAAACTTCTGCATTCACATTTATGCGGATCACCTGGACCAGGAACACATCACCGCCCTGGAGGCGGATGTCGTGACTGAGCTGGATGGCATGCTGGACGGCCGGTACAAGGGCAACCTGACGTTATCCGTCCCGGCAAAAAACGGCATGGATAAAATTGCCGAGTTTTTCGGCCGCTTCCGCGAGACGACTGGCATTGAGTGGTACTACGCCAACATCTATAAAAACCTCGATGACGAGGACGACGAAACGTTGCTGAACTGGTGGCTTGATAGTTGA